Within Solea solea chromosome 1, fSolSol10.1, whole genome shotgun sequence, the genomic segment tctcacttgtctctctctctctgtctcacttgtctctctctgtcttacttgtctctgtctctcttgtctctgtctcactattctgtctctgtctcacttgtctctcactgtctcacttttctgtctctgtctcacttgtctgtccctgtctcacttgtctttctctttctcacttgtctttctctgtcttacttgtctctgtctccctcgtctctgtctcacatttctgtctctgcctcacTTGTCTCTGTATtacttgtctctctctgtctcacttgtccctctctctcacttttctgtttctgtctcacttgtctctgtctcacttgtcTCTCTCCGTCTTACTTTTCggtctctgtctcacttgtttctgtctcacttgtctctctctctctgtctcacttgtcTGTGCCTCACATGTCCCTGTTTCACTCGTCTCTGCCTCACTTGTCCCTGTCTCActtgtctctgcctctctctgtctcacttgtctccgtctcacttgtctctctctgcctcacttGTCTCTGCCTCACTTATCTCTCTCTGTTACACTTTTCTATCTCTGTCtcacttttctgtctctgtctcacttgtctgtcactgtctcacttgtctctctctgtctcacttgtcTCTCTTTCACCTTTATGTCCCTGTCTCAGTGGTCTCTGTCTtacttgtctctctctgtctcacttgttTCTGTCTCACTTGTCTTTCTCAGTCTCACTTGTCCCTGTCTCACTTGTGTCTGTCTCActtgtctgtctctgcctcacttgtctctatctgtctcacttgtctttctctgcctcacttgtctttctctgtctcacttgtctgtgtctcactTGTCTCTGCCTCActtgtctctatctgtctcacttgtctttctctgtctcacttgtctgtgtctcacttgtctgtgtctcacttgtctctgcctcacttgtctctctctgtctcacttgtctgtgtctcacttgtctctgtctcacttgtctctgcctcacttgtctctctctgtctcacttgtctctgtctcagcaGTAAAGCGTCTCCTCAGGTGAAGGTGGAGCAGCCCATGTGTGAAGAACATGAGGAGAAGATCAACATCTACTGTGTGACCTGCAGCGCCCCCACCTGTTCACTGTGTAAAGTGTTTGGAGCTCACAAAGACTGTGAAGTGGCACCACTCAACACTGTGTTCACCAAACAGAAGGTACACAACTGctacacaactactacacaGCTATTACACAACTGCTACACAACAGCGGTTTAATGCCACtattctccctctgtgtctgtgtgtatgtgtgtgtctgtgtgtaggcTGAGCTGACTGACTGTATTTCGATGCTTGTTGGAAACAATGAGAGGATTCAGGCGATCATCAGTCATCTGGAGGAAACCTGCAGAACTGTCAACGTGAGGTCACACCTTCACACCTGATCTTCTCACCTGATCTTCACACCTGATCTTCACACCTGATCTTCTCACATGATCTTCTCACCTGATCTTCACACCTGATCTTCGCACCTGATCTTCTCACATGATCTTCACACATGATCTTCTCACCTGATCTTCACACCTGATCTTCTCACATGGTATTCACACCTGATCTTCTCACATGATCTTCACATCTGATCTTCGCACCTGATCTTCTCACATGATCTTCACACCTGATCTTCTCACATGATCGTCACACCTGATCTTCTCACATGATCTTCACACCTGATCTTCCCACCTGATCTTCTCACCTGATCTTCTCATATGATCTTCTCACCTGATCTTCACACCTGATCTTCACACCTGATCTTCTCACATGATCTTCACACATGATCTTCTCACCTGACCTTCACACCTGATCTTCACACATGATCTTCACACCTGACCTTCTCACATGATCTTCACACCTGAGCTTCTCACATGATCTTCACACCTGATCTTCACACATGATCTTCTCACCTGACCTTCACACCTGATCTTCTCACATGATATTCACACCTGATCATCTCACATGATCTTCTCACCTGATCTTCACACCTGATCTTCTCACATGATCTTCTCACCTGATCTTCTCATCTGACCTTCACACCTGATCTTCTCACCTGACCTTCACACCTGATCTTCTCACCTGACCCTCACACCTGATCTTCTGTGTTTGCAGGAGAACGGCAGCAGACAGAAGTCAAAGTTGTGTGAGACGTTTGATCACCTGTTCGCTGTcctggaggagaagaaaggtgaGATGACTATGAAGATCAGCTCTGAGCAGGAAGAGAAGCTGGACTACATCCGCGGCCTGAGGAGGAAATACAACGAGCACCTGGAGAACACGGCCAAGCTGCTGGAGACGTCCATCCAGACCATGGACGAGACTGAAATGGCTGTGTTCCTGCAGGTGAGACACGGCCATGACGTCATCGCTGTGATGACGTCATCAGCGTGTCTACCCTGTTTTTCactagggcttttattttgtcttcacTGAGAGAATTACTGggtcttttactttgaaaccaGTCAATATGAACAATAACTTTGATTTGTTTCCCACAGACGAGCAAACCTCTGCTGCACAAGTGAGTTTTTAACACTTTGCATGTGATCAATGTCATTGATTATTGACTGATGATTGGCTGATTATTGGCTGATGATTGACTGATTATTGGctgatgattgattgattattggcCGATTATTGACTGATTATTGGCTGATTATTGACAGATTATAGACTGATTATTGGCTGACTATTGCCTGATTATTGACTGATTATTGGctgattattgattgattattgatcaggATCGAGGAGGGAACCAACACATCACAGCTAGATAAACTCCAGCGCGGCTACGAGAAGATGGATCACTTCACAACAAACTTTGATCGTCAGAGACGAGCGCTGAGCGACATCGACTTTGTCAAAGGTAACAAACAGGACGTTAAAAAAGTCTTACCATACTGTCAGCATGAAGTTTCAGCACTGTATGCTAATGTGTTAGCATGTAGCTTCAGCACTGTATGATAGCGTGTTAGCATGTagctaatgttgtgttttcccacagcagatgaagatggtgatgatgatgaagaggaggtggagccCAGAGTGACATCAGCAGGAAGTAGATCGGAGTCACAGCAGCAAGTTGCAGCCAATCAACCACCTCCTGTGCTAGCTGCTCAGGTCTCAGCCCCGCCCCCACAGAGAACCTCAGAGATGGCATCACATACAAAAAGCCCCGCCCCATCACCACTCAGCCAGGTCCCACCCCCTCTGCCCATTGTCACTGCCAGCCCTGCTCCCTCACCACTCAGCCAGGTCCCGCCCCCTGTCACTGCCAGCCCCGCCCCCCAGGTATAACTGTGTTTAGTTAATGTGATTGATCATTGATCATGTGATTGATCAGTGTTATTGATCATGTGATTGATCATGTGATTGATCATGTTATTGATCATGTGTTCCAGGTTCAGTCTGATCAGCAGAGTGAGTTAGACGACAGAGACGGACCCAGACacgtcttctccttcagctgGCTCAACCAGAAGTGAAACCAGGACTGGACGAGTCCAACAGAACCTCAGTCAGAGTCGACTCTGTTTTAattccactttatttaaaaacatcaacacggtgttttcttctttttccctttgttgaagtgaaagaaaaaactttcactttttaatgtctcaaataaatgtttttcaccAGACTCCATGTAAAAATGGTACACTTTTGGTTTGTGTTGTCATTTCCTCAGCTCATCACGTGTTCACGGCTGAAGTGAAGATGTTTGACTGAAAATTCAGCTCATGtgaattctttcatttttgttgtgtgtgtgtttcgtcatgtttttatgatttaaagtttgtttttgtaaaaaaaaccattGAGGTTTGTTTAAAGGTGGATGTGTCGTcgcccctcacacacacacttttatttttgaaaagtcttcaacttttattttattatattgtatacTATAACTAGTATTTTTACCGACGTCATCGCTGAATATCATCTTTTATCGACAGCGAAGTCACttcaactttattttgaaagacaagACGGTAGCAATGTTTCCAGGCTCGTCACGTGACGTGACGTCAGTTCGGAGTTAGTCCGTGTGTCGGTGCAGGTGCTCCGGACTCTGAAGACATGGCGGGACCAGGAAGGGACCGGGTCGTTAAGCTGCTCAGGCAGCTGGAGCACGCAGCGTGAGTTTAATCAACGTCATTACATTTGAGTGTAAATACAAGTGACGTCACGTCAGTGCGCGCTTGTGtgagaaaacatgtaaaaaatgcaggttcgtgtgtgtgtgtgtgtgtgtgtgtgaggggcgACGACACAACGACCTTTAAACAAACCTTGAGATCCAGAACTTTATTCTGAACCAGATTAAAGACATAGTTCgggttttttaaagtgtggtcgTGACCAAACACAACAGGTTTTAGACACTGACCTAAATACTCGATATCCACgtcacacgttcacgtctttatctcactgttagacagacttttccaacaggaaactgaagtttgtaaagcactcactctcccacaccaaagctcatagagaaaatctgtgattttagctgctgctcctcgtgtggtcactttgtgacactgcgaagtctaaatgaaatatttgaaatgctgaattcattcaaatcagacattagaacttagtgatggacgCAGCattggatcaacaactcctgtgtgtgtgtgtgtgtgtgtgtgtgatgtttttttaacatgaggtttggtgtgggagagtaagtgtgtctttgtgaatgatcttctttgtgtgtgtgtgtgtgacaggtgcAGGTGTCCTGCTCACTCCAACACCTTCCATCAAggtacacacaaacagacacgcacatgtacacacacatgtacacacttaACAATGTGCTTCTTCAGGTTCACCTTTGACCTGCACCGTCAGAAAAACTGACTACGCCTTCGAGGTAAATGTAGAtttaaagacttttatttttttatgtttgttttattttgtaaaaaaaaatgtgtgtgtgcgtgtgtgtgtgtgtgtgtgtgtgtgcgtatatgtgtgtgtctcagatgGCCAGTTCTAACATCAGATATGGAGGAGGAGTCAGCAGAGAGATCGGCATGGTAACCACCTTCATCaccttcaccttcatcatcctcctcctcctcctcctcatgctaACACATGTTCTCCTGCAGGATCTTCAGAACCTCGGGGCCCGGAATGTCTGTCTGATGACGGACAGGAACTTGTTCCGCCTCCCCCCGGTGAAGGCGGTACTTGAGTCTCTGGCCAAGAGCGGCGTCAACTACAAGGTTTACGACAACGTCCGAGTGGAACCCACAGACACCAGgtgaattcacacacacacacacacgcacacacagacacttacacacacacacacacacacacgcatacaaacacacacacacacacacacggaagacaagtccccataatgtgactgtggaaacaggtttaggtccccacaacattagtaatacctgcacgcacacacacacgcacacacacacgcacactgactGTCCTCTGTCTCACAGTTTCAAGGACGCCATCTCTTTTGCAAAGACGCACTCGTTTGATGTGTTTGTGGCAGTGGGCGGGGGCTCAGTGATTGACACCTGTAAAGCAGCCAATCTGTATGCTTGTCATCCCGACGCTGACTTCCTGGATTTTGTCAACGCTCCGATCGGCAAAGGGAAGCCGGTCACCGGAACGCTGAAGCCGCTCATCGCAGgtaaacgggggggggggggggggagcagaggtcaggggtcaggttCAATGATTGACAGCATGTCACATGTCTTCACGTGACATGTTGTCGGCCTTGATCCAGATTTACACCTGCTCAggtgtttgacctctgaccgcacatgtttttcttatcaccgggtcaaaggtcaactcTGTCTTCATCTCTGTTTAGTGCCGACTACGGCGGGCACGGGCAGCGAGACCACAGGAGTGGCCATCTTTGATTACGAGCCTCTGAAAGCCAAGACAGGTGACCTTTGACATCACACTCACTTCCTGCTgcagtgatgacatcacagcgGCAGCGTgagctctgattggctctctgTGTTCAGGTATCGCCAGCAGAGCCATTAGACCCACGCTGGGCATCGTGGACCCGGATCACACACTGAGCATGCCCGAGAGAGTTGCTGCTAACAGCGGCTTTGACGTCCTCTGGTCAGTCTGTCTTAAAAAAGCagaatttttttattactttgttCAAAGTCATACACTTAaattattatgcctttaaacaatttgggaaagcccaaatgaagatgtcatgtctttggaagcttctgataggTTTATTGACAACAATCAGTCATCATCATCCGCTTTaacctccaccagagggtcgcggggggtgctgtgccaatctcagctacatcaggcgataggcggggtacaccctgatccattgcagggccacacacacagagacaaacaaccattcactctcacactcaacacctatggtcaatttagagtgtccaatttacctaatccccacattgcatgtttttggactgtgggaggaagccggagaacctggagaacccggagaaaccccttgcacacacggggagaacatgcaaactccatgcagaaaggcccttgttccaaccggggctcgaacccgggtcttctcactgcaaggaaagagtgctaaccactgcccCACTGTGtggtttattgacaacatttgagttaattagagacacctctggatgtattttaaggcacacctgaaacacactgcttctttgtgtaacatcatgggaaagtcaaaataaatcagccaagatatcaggaagagaattgtggaCTTGCACACGTCTggttctctcattattctgacaaatagaaatcattttggtaatcctaacagacctaaaacaggaaaagtgattgtctggtttcatgtcagacagtgaggaaaaaaagcatacgtgtctttttatatagtgtatgtaaacttctgctttcaactgtacatatacatgtatgtatatacatatgtatataagtatTCACCTCCTTGGATGTTTTCCCCTTTTATTGCtttcataaatcaatcatggtcaataaaatgtggcttttttcacacaaaaatgtattggaaaaaaactatttaatgtcaaagtgaaaacagatttctataaaataatgttaatgaaacaaaattatgtaaagaaaaataattgtttgcATAATTATTCACCCCCTTCAAGTCAGTATTTAGTATATGCACCTTTGTCTGCAGTAACAGCTCTGAGTCTGTGTGGATACGTCTCAGTCAGTCTTGTACATCTGCACACTGCAATTTTGCTCCATTCTTCTTTTCAAAACTGCTCCAGCTCTGTCAGGTTGCGTGGGTATCGGACATGAACAGCCCTTTTAAGTCCAGCCACAAATTCTCTGTAGGATTGAGGTCTGGGCTTTGACTCGGCCACTTCAGAACATTTACCTGGTTCTTTTTAAACCATTCCTGTGTAGCTTTTGCAGTATGCTTTGGATCATTGTCTTGCTGGAAAATAAATCTTCTCCCAAGTCGTAGTTCTCTTGAAGACTGAATAAGATTGTCCCCCAGGATTTCGGTGTATTTTGCAGCATTCATTCTGCCCTCTATCTTTACAAGCCTTCCAGGGCCGGCTGCCAGCAGCCGGTCATCAGACCAAAGAATCTTCTTCCACTTGACCATGGAGTCTTCCACATGCCTTTTGGTGAACTCTAGTCGAGATCTAATATGAATTTTCTTCAACAGTGAAGAACCCGGCAGCAGTTGCTATATGCACAGTCTCTCCCATCTCAGCAGCTGAAGCTTGTAACTCCTTCAGAGTAGTCGTAGGGGTCTTGGTGGCTTCTCTCACTAGTCTCCTACTTGCATGGTCACTCAGTTTATGATTGATTTCACTGAACTCCGGGGATGTTCAATGTCTTGGAAATGTTTTGGTATCCATCCCCTGAATTGTACTTTTCAATAACCCTTTCCCTGAGTTGCTTGGAGTGTTCTTCTGTCTTCATGGTGTAATGGTAGCCAGGAATACTGATCAACCAGTCTCTGGACCCTTCACGCACAGATGTTTTATACCTCAATCACTTGAGACACACCCACACCATTCAGGTGATCTTCATTTCACTAATTGTGAGACTATTGGCAACAATTGGATGGACCTCTATTGAATTAGACCACTTAATTAAAAAGGAGGTGAATAATTATGCaaacaattatatttatttatttatatatttttgtttcattaactTTACTTTGTagaaatctgttttcactttgacattaaagagttttttacaataaatttttgtttgaaaaaagcTGAATTGTATTGACCATGATTGATTATGAAAGCAattgagggtaaaaaaaaaatgtatgtatgtatgtacatatatacatgtatatacgtatacatgtttatacatgtatacgtatatacatgtatatacgtatacatgtatatacgtatacatgtttatacatgtatatatgtatatacatgtatatacatatatacatttacatgtatgtatatatactgtacgtatatataatgcacacatttgctgttgtatttatttttgttgtaaattAGCATAAATACACAAATCTGTTTTGTGATTTGATCATTTCTCTAAGCCACGCCCTGGAGTCATACACTGCTCTGCCGTACCACAAGAGGGCGCCCTGCCCCTCCAACCCCATCAACCGCCCCGCCTACCAGGGCAGCAACCCAATCAGCGACGTATGGTCCCGCCACGCACTTAATGTGGTCGCCAAGTACATGAAACGGTAAATAAACCCAGAACCAGATGATTGATTGAATGATTTATTAATTGGTTGGTTACttgatttgttgtttgattGGATACATCCCATGTTGATGTTATTCCTCCATCCCCGAGGCATATCACGCTGTGGCAAGAGCCGCTATTGGTGTGTCCGACCACAACACCATTCTCCTAATTCCTCAGTATCGTCAGAAAGTTAAGGTGGCAAAACCACGAATCACAGGCTATCACAGACTATCAGACTATCACAGACTATCAC encodes:
- the LOC131465312 gene encoding E3 ubiquitin-protein ligase TRIM63-like isoform X2, encoding METLEKQLICPICLEMFTKPVVILPCQHNLCRKCANDIFQASNPYLSTRSSSTVTSGGRFRCPSCRHEVVLDRHGVYGLQRNLLVENIIDMYKQGSTSSKASPQVKVEQPMCEEHEEKINIYCVTCSAPTCSLCKVFGAHKDCEVAPLNTVFTKQKAELTDCISMLVGNNERIQAIISHLEETCRTVNENGSRQKSKLCETFDHLFAVLEEKKGEMTMKISSEQEEKLDYIRGLRRKYNEHLENTAKLLETSIQTMDETEMAVFLQTSKPLLHKIEEGTNTSQLDKLQRGYEKMDHFTTNFDRQRRALSDIDFVKDEDGDDDEEEVEPRVTSAGSRSESQQQVAANQPPPVLAAQVSAPPPQRTSEMASHTKSPAPSPLSQVPPPLPIVTASPAPSPLSQVPPPVTASPAPQVQSDQQSELDDRDGPRHVFSFSWLNQK
- the LOC131465312 gene encoding E3 ubiquitin-protein ligase TRIM63-like isoform X3 yields the protein METLEKQLICPICLEMFTKPVVILPCQHNLCRKCANDIFQASNPYLSTRSSSTVTSGGRFRCPSCRHEVVLDRHGVYGLQRNLLVENIIDMYKQGSTSSKASPQVKVEQPMCEEHEEKINIYCVTCSAPTCSLCKVFGAHKDCEVAPLNTVFTKQKAELTDCISMLVGNNERIQAIISHLEETCRTVNENGSRQKSKLCETFDHLFAVLEEKKGEMTMKISSEQEEKLDYIRGLRRKYNEHLENTAKLLETSIQTMDETEMAVFLQTSKPLLHKIEEGTNTSQLDKLQRGYEKMDHFTTNFDRQRRALSDIDFVKADEDGDDDEEEVEPRVTSAGSRSESQQQVAANQPPPVLAAQVSAPPPQRTSEMASHTKSPAPSPLSQVPPPLPIVTASPAPSPLSQVPPPVTASPAPQVQSDQQSELDDRDGPRHVFSFSWLNQK
- the LOC131465312 gene encoding E3 ubiquitin-protein ligase TRIM63-like isoform X1, which translates into the protein METLEKQLICPICLEMFTKPVVILPCQHNLCRKCANDIFQASNPYLSTRSSSTVTSGGRFRCPSCRHEVVLDRHGVYGLQRNLLVENIIDMYKQGSTSKASPQVKVEQPMCEEHEEKINIYCVTCSAPTCSLCKVFGAHKDCEVAPLNTVFTKQKAELTDCISMLVGNNERIQAIISHLEETCRTVNENGSRQKSKLCETFDHLFAVLEEKKGEMTMKISSEQEEKLDYIRGLRRKYNEHLENTAKLLETSIQTMDETEMAVFLQTSKPLLHKIEEGTNTSQLDKLQRGYEKMDHFTTNFDRQRRALSDIDFVKADEDGDDDEEEVEPRVTSAGSRSESQQQVAANQPPPVLAAQVSAPPPQRTSEMASHTKSPAPSPLSQVPPPLPIVTASPAPSPLSQVPPPVTASPAPQVQSDQQSELDDRDGPRHVFSFSWLNQK
- the adhfe1 gene encoding hydroxyacid-oxoacid transhydrogenase, mitochondrial, with the protein product MAGPGRDRVVKLLRQLEHAACRCPAHSNTFHQGSPLTCTVRKTDYAFEMASSNIRYGGGVSREIGMDLQNLGARNVCLMTDRNLFRLPPVKAVLESLAKSGVNYKVYDNVRVEPTDTSFKDAISFAKTHSFDVFVAVGGGSVIDTCKAANLYACHPDADFLDFVNAPIGKGKPVTGTLKPLIAVPTTAGTGSETTGVAIFDYEPLKAKTGIASRAIRPTLGIVDPDHTLSMPERVAANSGFDVLCHALESYTALPYHKRAPCPSNPINRPAYQGSNPISDVWSRHALNVVAKYMKRSVQDPGDVEARSSMHLASVFAGIGFGNAGVHLCHGMSYPIAGNVKTHIAEGYSVDHPLVPHGLSVVLTSPAVFNFTAPMCPERHLEAAEILGADVRQVKLVDAGAVLADTLRHFLFDLQVEDGLAAVGYSTEDVPALVKGTVPQERVTKLSPRGHTEDDLALLFEASMKLY